The following are from one region of the Paenibacillus sp. JZ16 genome:
- a CDS encoding ABC transporter ATP-binding protein, with translation MIHSGGEITVENLLQVKNVTKTYAGGRRALHDVNLDINGGKIIGLLGTNGSGKSTLMKIAAGLIQPTTGGAYVNGKPVGLETKAVVSFMPDRPVTESWMKVSDAVAYFKDFYEDFNVEKARNMLEFMNLKTHDRISSLSKGMNERLQLTLALSREAQLYMLDEPIGGVDPVARGKILDAIVEFYNEDSSIIISTHLVRDIERIFDEVIFIQGGEVVMHDEVENIRLRHGKSVDEMFKEVYAE, from the coding sequence ATGATCCATAGCGGAGGTGAAATCACGGTGGAGAATCTGTTACAGGTAAAGAACGTGACCAAAACGTATGCCGGTGGCCGCAGAGCATTACATGATGTTAATCTGGATATCAACGGTGGAAAAATCATTGGTTTGCTGGGCACCAACGGCAGTGGTAAGAGTACGCTTATGAAAATTGCCGCTGGGTTGATTCAGCCCACAACGGGCGGCGCTTACGTCAACGGCAAACCGGTCGGCCTGGAAACGAAAGCCGTCGTTTCCTTTATGCCGGATCGGCCCGTGACGGAATCCTGGATGAAGGTATCGGATGCGGTGGCATATTTTAAAGATTTTTATGAGGACTTTAATGTGGAGAAGGCACGCAACATGCTGGAGTTCATGAATTTAAAGACCCATGACCGCATCAGTTCCTTATCCAAAGGAATGAATGAGCGCCTGCAGTTAACATTGGCCTTGTCCCGTGAAGCCCAGCTGTATATGCTGGATGAGCCGATTGGCGGAGTGGATCCGGTAGCCCGGGGCAAAATTTTGGATGCGATTGTGGAATTCTACAACGAGGACAGCAGCATTATCATTTCAACCCATTTAGTCCGGGATATTGAGCGGATATTTGATGAAGTGATCTTTATTCAGGGCGGCGAAGTCGTCATGCATGACGAAGTTGAGAACATCCGCCTGAGACACGGAAAAAGCGTGGATGAGATGTTTAAAGAGGTGTATGCAGAATGA
- a CDS encoding DgaE family pyridoxal phosphate-dependent ammonia lyase, with translation MDHSLHAKYGLKRVVNASGRMSILGVSAPTDTVMEAMRIGGQSYVEIADLVDKAGDYMARILGSEAAVVVNSASSGIALSVAGIVTEGNRRRSDRLHQEPIAKNEIIMFKGHNVQYGAPVETMVYLGGGKVVEVGYANEGRKEHIAEAINERTAAILYVKSHHCVQKNMISVEEVAEVAQAHGLPLIIDAAAEEDIQKYVKYGDLAIYSGSKAIEGPTSGIVGGKRQYVEWVKAQLHGIGRSMKVGKETTFGLLQALDEYMVKEDKSEQEKAALEEMKTLSKLPGIEVTIVQDEAGRAIYRGRVKVDENAAGVSAKSMNDQLREGDIAVYTRDYGVRQGYFDIDPRSLSGDDLQVIITRIQQIAGGN, from the coding sequence ATGGATCATTCATTACATGCTAAATACGGGTTGAAACGAGTGGTTAATGCCAGCGGGCGCATGAGTATTCTTGGCGTATCGGCGCCGACGGATACCGTCATGGAAGCGATGCGGATCGGCGGGCAGAGTTACGTGGAAATCGCGGATCTGGTAGATAAGGCGGGCGACTACATGGCGCGCATCCTTGGTTCCGAGGCTGCGGTCGTTGTCAATTCCGCTTCCAGCGGAATCGCGCTTTCCGTGGCTGGAATCGTCACCGAAGGCAATCGCAGACGCAGTGACCGACTGCACCAGGAGCCAATCGCGAAGAACGAGATTATCATGTTTAAGGGACATAATGTGCAGTATGGTGCACCTGTTGAAACGATGGTTTATCTCGGGGGCGGCAAGGTCGTTGAAGTTGGGTATGCCAACGAAGGGCGCAAGGAGCATATCGCAGAAGCGATTAATGAGCGTACAGCCGCTATTTTGTATGTGAAATCCCATCATTGCGTACAGAAAAATATGATTTCGGTGGAAGAAGTGGCAGAAGTGGCCCAGGCACATGGACTTCCGCTGATTATCGACGCTGCTGCCGAAGAGGATATCCAGAAGTATGTGAAATACGGAGACCTGGCGATATACAGCGGATCCAAGGCAATTGAAGGCCCGACCTCCGGCATTGTCGGCGGCAAACGTCAATACGTCGAGTGGGTAAAAGCGCAGCTGCATGGTATTGGGCGCAGCATGAAGGTTGGCAAGGAAACGACGTTTGGACTGCTTCAGGCGCTGGATGAGTATATGGTGAAGGAAGATAAGAGTGAGCAGGAGAAAGCGGCACTGGAGGAAATGAAAACCTTATCGAAATTGCCGGGCATTGAGGTGACCATTGTTCAGGACGAAGCGGGAAGGGCGATCTATAGGGGGCGCGTGAAAGTCGATGAAAATGCGGCCGGGGTCAGTGCCAAGTCCATGAACGATCAGCTTCGCGAAGGCGATATTGCTGTGTACACCAGGGATTACGGCGTTCGCCAGGGATATTTTGATATTGATCCTCGCTCGCTTTCCGGGGATGATTTGCAGGTCATTATAACGAGAATACAGCAGATTGCAGGGGGAAACTAA
- the dagF gene encoding 2-dehydro-3-deoxy-phosphogluconate aldolase: protein MANMEKRLYRNRAALNVLAGSIQNAKEIFEASEGHVLVGVLSKNYPNAQEAVIAMKEYGAVIEDAVSIGLGAGDNRQAAVVAEIVKSYPGTHINQVFPAVGATRANLDGKESWINSLVSPSGQVGYVNISTGPVSAAGSDKAIVPVKAAIALVRDMGGNALKYFPMQGLKLEDEYRAVAKACAEEGFALEPTGGIDKENFEAIVRIALEAGVQQVIPHVYSSIIDSTSGDTIISDVQELHRKLKALVDQYA from the coding sequence ATGGCAAACATGGAGAAACGTCTTTACAGAAATCGCGCGGCACTGAACGTGCTTGCAGGCAGCATTCAGAATGCGAAGGAAATTTTTGAAGCTTCGGAAGGGCATGTGCTGGTCGGCGTATTGTCCAAAAATTATCCGAATGCACAAGAGGCCGTTATTGCGATGAAGGAGTACGGCGCCGTTATCGAAGATGCGGTATCGATCGGATTGGGTGCCGGCGATAACCGCCAAGCTGCGGTGGTAGCCGAGATTGTAAAAAGCTACCCAGGCACGCATATCAATCAGGTGTTCCCGGCGGTCGGTGCTACACGTGCCAATCTGGATGGCAAAGAAAGCTGGATTAACAGCCTTGTTTCTCCTTCGGGTCAAGTGGGCTACGTGAATATCTCAACCGGACCGGTGAGCGCTGCCGGATCGGACAAAGCCATCGTACCTGTAAAAGCAGCCATCGCGCTGGTGCGCGATATGGGCGGTAACGCACTGAAGTACTTCCCGATGCAGGGCTTGAAGCTGGAGGATGAGTACCGCGCGGTAGCGAAGGCGTGTGCGGAGGAAGGATTCGCGCTTGAACCAACAGGCGGGATTGATAAAGAGAATTTTGAAGCCATCGTGCGCATCGCACTCGAAGCGGGAGTGCAGCAGGTCATCCCGCACGTGTACTCCTCGATTATCGACTCGACAAGCGGAGATACAATCATTAGCGATGTTCAAGAGCTGCATCGCAAGCTAAAAGCGCTGGTTGATCAATATGCCTAA
- a CDS encoding GntR family transcriptional regulator, whose amino-acid sequence MSIEFDNNLPIYLQIMTYLKKEIIIGKLQPGDKIPSVRELASELQINPNTVQRTFQELEREGIVETRRGLGRYVTSEESKIMEIKKEMAGDLLERFIRGMQELGFKDQDIISIVEDAVKQP is encoded by the coding sequence GTGAGTATAGAATTCGACAATAATCTGCCGATCTATTTACAGATCATGACGTATTTAAAGAAAGAAATCATCATCGGCAAACTGCAGCCCGGTGATAAAATCCCATCGGTTCGAGAATTAGCGAGTGAGCTTCAAATAAATCCAAACACGGTGCAGCGAACTTTTCAGGAATTGGAGCGTGAGGGTATTGTGGAGACGCGGCGGGGATTGGGGCGATACGTGACAAGCGAGGAATCCAAAATTATGGAAATCAAAAAAGAAATGGCAGGCGATCTGCTGGAACGCTTTATTCGCGGCATGCAGGAGCTTGGCTTTAAAGATCAGGATATCATATCGATCGTGGAAGATGCTGTGAAGCAGCCATGA
- a CDS encoding amidohydrolase/deacetylase family metallohydrolase, protein MEQRFIIRNVKTVHEDEPFDIVMENGFITEITDANTAEGANSFDGTGLYVSSGWIDMHVHAVAKLEPYGDAIDEIGVKQGVATIIDAGSCGADTIGELAAEVARSKTNVFAFLNISHIGLQRVDELSSLEWIDAEKATKAVNTYPDLIIGLKARISKSVVKDNGVEPLRLARKLSDKTSLPLMVHIGSGPPPIEEVLELLQKDDIITHYMNGKANNLFDSDGKPIPALVEAIARGVHLDVGHGTASFSFLVAEYAKAQGIKPDTISTDIYRGNRIHGPVYSLANVMTKFLYLGYSLQEVVSAVTDHAAGWLRRPELGRIQAGDAAHLTLFALQQGAMSLTDSEGETRIADRYIEARGVVVNGSFITC, encoded by the coding sequence TTGGAACAGCGTTTTATTATACGCAATGTAAAGACGGTCCATGAGGATGAACCTTTTGACATTGTCATGGAGAATGGATTCATAACCGAAATAACGGATGCAAACACGGCCGAGGGTGCCAACAGTTTTGATGGTACAGGTCTATATGTGTCCAGCGGCTGGATCGATATGCATGTCCATGCGGTCGCTAAGCTGGAGCCTTACGGAGATGCCATCGACGAAATCGGCGTTAAGCAAGGGGTTGCCACCATAATCGACGCAGGGAGCTGCGGCGCGGATACGATTGGAGAACTGGCAGCCGAGGTTGCCAGGTCCAAGACGAATGTGTTTGCTTTTCTGAATATTTCGCATATCGGTCTGCAGCGGGTCGACGAGTTGTCCAGTCTGGAATGGATCGATGCCGAGAAGGCAACAAAGGCGGTAAACACGTATCCGGATCTGATCATTGGACTCAAGGCCAGAATTAGTAAAAGCGTCGTCAAGGACAATGGGGTGGAACCGCTTCGACTCGCAAGAAAATTGTCGGATAAAACGTCACTGCCGCTGATGGTACATATCGGGTCAGGGCCACCTCCGATTGAGGAAGTATTGGAGCTGCTTCAGAAAGACGACATTATTACTCATTATATGAACGGCAAAGCCAACAATTTATTTGATTCGGACGGGAAGCCGATCCCTGCCCTGGTGGAAGCGATAGCTCGCGGCGTCCATCTGGATGTGGGCCATGGAACGGCAAGCTTCTCGTTCTTGGTGGCGGAATATGCCAAGGCCCAAGGGATTAAGCCGGACACGATCAGCACCGATATTTATCGCGGGAATCGCATCCATGGCCCGGTGTACAGCCTGGCTAATGTCATGACGAAGTTCCTGTATTTGGGGTACAGCCTGCAGGAGGTGGTCTCAGCGGTAACGGACCATGCAGCAGGATGGTTGCGCCGTCCGGAGCTTGGCCGAATTCAGGCCGGCGATGCCGCTCACCTGACGCTGTTTGCCCTGCAGCAGGGCGCTATGAGTTTAACGGATTCCGAAGGGGAGACCCGAATCGCTGATCGATATATCGAAGCCAGAGGAGTGGTTGTCAATGGATCATTCATTACATGCTAA
- a CDS encoding MFS transporter: MADKSIALQKPTDTPSPAHGEANQATVYKILIAISFVHLFNDSIQSVIPAIFPILKDNLLLTFTQIGWISFAINFTSSIIQPVIGYAADRRPTPILLPIGMCFTFAGVFILAYAHTYILVLFAVVLIGLGSATFHPEGMRVAHMAAGMRKGLSQSIFQVGGNAGQSLAPLLTRYIFVPFGQFGAIGFTFVAAAGILVQSYVAHWYHGMLKAGYTFKKKAAGRMLDPARRKSVRHATLVLVILVFIRSWYGAAISSYYAFYLMDAYKITIDNAQIYIFLFLASGAVGTFFGGPLADRFGRRNMIMLSMIGTAPIALILPFASPFWAAVLLLIGGFVLLSSFSVTVVYAQMLHPGNIGTVSGLITGFAFGMGGVGSLVLGNLGDAWGIGNVMIAIGFLPLLGLLALLLPGDDKLDQWARD, translated from the coding sequence ATGGCAGACAAAAGCATCGCTCTCCAAAAGCCCACTGATACTCCAAGTCCTGCGCACGGAGAGGCAAATCAGGCTACCGTATATAAAATTCTAATCGCCATCAGTTTCGTTCATTTGTTTAATGATTCTATTCAGTCCGTGATCCCTGCTATCTTTCCTATATTAAAGGATAACCTGCTGCTTACCTTTACGCAGATCGGTTGGATCTCCTTTGCCATTAATTTTACTTCATCCATTATTCAGCCGGTTATCGGGTATGCTGCGGATCGAAGGCCGACACCGATTCTGCTACCGATCGGTATGTGTTTCACGTTTGCAGGCGTATTCATTCTTGCATATGCACATACATATATCCTTGTTCTGTTCGCCGTCGTTCTGATCGGATTAGGCTCGGCGACCTTTCATCCTGAGGGAATGCGAGTCGCTCATATGGCTGCAGGTATGCGAAAAGGGTTATCCCAATCGATCTTTCAAGTAGGAGGCAATGCCGGGCAATCACTTGCTCCACTCCTGACACGATACATTTTCGTACCGTTCGGACAGTTCGGCGCGATCGGTTTCACCTTCGTTGCCGCAGCTGGTATCCTCGTGCAATCCTATGTTGCCCATTGGTACCACGGCATGCTGAAAGCTGGTTACACGTTTAAAAAGAAAGCCGCCGGACGTATGCTTGATCCCGCCCGCCGCAAAAGCGTACGCCATGCAACGCTGGTTCTCGTCATTCTCGTATTTATCCGCTCCTGGTATGGCGCAGCCATTAGCAGCTATTATGCGTTCTACCTCATGGATGCGTACAAGATCACGATTGATAACGCTCAGATTTATATTTTTCTATTTCTCGCATCCGGAGCTGTGGGTACCTTCTTCGGCGGTCCGTTGGCCGACCGCTTTGGCCGCCGCAACATGATCATGCTCTCCATGATCGGCACAGCACCCATTGCGTTGATTCTGCCGTTCGCCTCCCCGTTCTGGGCGGCTGTATTGCTCCTTATTGGCGGATTTGTTCTATTGTCCAGTTTTTCAGTTACCGTCGTCTATGCCCAAATGCTGCATCCGGGCAATATCGGTACGGTATCCGGGCTGATTACCGGGTTTGCTTTTGGCATGGGCGGGGTCGGTTCGCTTGTGCTCGGCAATCTCGGGGATGCTTGGGGAATCGGCAATGTTATGATCGCCATCGGCTTCTTGCCGCTGCTTGGTCTGCTTGCCCTGCTTCTTCCCGGTGATGATAAGCTGGACCAGTGGGCAAGAGATTAA
- a CDS encoding ABC transporter permease yields the protein MRSFGNLVWNEWLKMFKKRSFFLPYALLAGMVVFTASLLYKFSGGSSTGYEFAEIAVTTKGMGQVLTLLAIVVTAGAVAKEHSMGTIKLLLIRAQSRTKILASKYVAVLIYILTLVAFMFAVAVLTGQITFGMDVGSVTLGDVLIGAVNNLVYTIVYVTLTFMVGILTRSTGPAIGIGMFMVIMESMVVQLLARYSWSKYLLFLNVDLSMYSGGASSPIPGMSLTFSMMMLAVYLLLFLAIGFVTFKKRDVA from the coding sequence TTGCGTAGCTTTGGAAATCTCGTCTGGAATGAATGGCTCAAAATGTTCAAGAAACGCAGCTTCTTCCTGCCCTATGCGCTTTTGGCCGGAATGGTGGTCTTCACGGCGTCCTTGCTCTATAAGTTTTCCGGTGGGAGCAGTACCGGTTATGAATTTGCCGAGATAGCTGTTACAACCAAGGGAATGGGGCAAGTGCTGACCCTGCTCGCCATTGTCGTGACGGCAGGAGCCGTAGCGAAGGAACACAGCATGGGAACCATCAAATTGCTGCTTATACGTGCACAGAGCCGCACCAAAATTTTGGCATCGAAATATGTGGCCGTATTGATTTACATCTTAACACTGGTGGCCTTCATGTTTGCTGTAGCCGTGCTGACAGGTCAAATTACGTTTGGCATGGATGTCGGCTCCGTTACGCTTGGCGACGTGCTCATTGGAGCCGTGAACAACCTGGTGTATACGATCGTTTATGTAACGCTAACCTTTATGGTAGGCATTCTAACGAGATCTACCGGTCCTGCAATCGGTATTGGCATGTTCATGGTCATTATGGAAAGTATGGTGGTACAGCTGCTTGCGCGTTACTCCTGGTCTAAATACCTTCTGTTCCTGAACGTGGATCTTTCCATGTACAGCGGAGGCGCAAGCTCTCCGATTCCAGGCATGAGTTTAACATTCTCAATGATGATGCTCGCTGTATATCTCCTCTTGTTTCTTGCGATAGGCTTTGTTACGTTTAAAAAACGGGATGTCGCATAA
- a CDS encoding protein kinase domain-containing protein produces the protein MLKIPGYTIIGIVYEDSYITVAYARSERTRRTMLLKIVKEGTRTTIENAKLIHEYHFLSDLDVDGLFKPVSYLSFKTMIVLEFEPIHAITLREYVRIHGSSPSVLIPMLERAARRLQELHIHDILHLNIRPDTLLVQESSQDVYLTGFGYAVRRDQMNIEGHGSLEANPIYMSPEQTGRIGHRLDSRADIYSLGVTFYELFAHRLPFTANGALPWAHAHLTIRPEPFHDIHLPQWISELILNMLEKDPADRYFDMQSITEEIAQHRLAAIKESDSDAKRCKHEIRQNPFASNSIPTQQHHEVPNAKNEEDKSFQETIPSISLSGHIVNYPQVLDLAAIMQASHIFNSEIVTERVAERFLQLLIMNAGAHRGLILTLQEGMWYVEAEAKQDGRLMTASSRRTLLGDAHRVSRRLLIQTAESKAALCGSAATLGMDELNSPSSAHSAKGSVLYFPVVVQDQLLGVLFLQNDVITKAFAPERFHVLSTIASQALFAIHARVRSHAELQLSEHGLQTVRKHTGEVHDLTGREKEVLRLISKGLSNKEIAAALTITHETVKTHIKKIFEKLKVDRRGKAAAIANTLGLLHEDHQSPE, from the coding sequence ATGTTGAAAATCCCAGGATATACGATCATCGGCATCGTCTATGAGGATTCATATATAACGGTGGCGTATGCCCGTTCCGAGCGAACCCGGAGAACGATGCTCCTGAAAATTGTAAAAGAAGGTACCCGTACAACGATCGAGAACGCGAAGCTCATCCACGAATATCATTTCCTCAGTGACTTGGATGTGGACGGGCTGTTCAAGCCAGTATCCTACCTATCATTCAAGACAATGATCGTGTTGGAGTTTGAACCCATCCACGCTATTACCTTAAGGGAATATGTGCGAATTCACGGCTCCTCACCCTCAGTATTAATACCAATGCTTGAGCGTGCTGCCCGCAGGCTGCAGGAACTGCATATCCACGACATTCTTCATTTAAACATCAGGCCAGATACGCTCCTTGTTCAAGAAAGTTCCCAGGACGTTTATTTAACAGGCTTCGGATACGCCGTTCGCAGGGATCAAATGAATATAGAAGGACATGGCAGTCTGGAAGCCAATCCAATCTATATGTCTCCGGAACAAACCGGGAGGATAGGCCATCGACTGGACAGCAGAGCCGATATCTACTCACTTGGCGTAACATTCTACGAGCTATTCGCTCATAGACTTCCCTTTACCGCGAACGGCGCGCTTCCTTGGGCTCACGCCCATCTTACCATAAGGCCTGAGCCCTTCCATGATATTCATCTGCCTCAATGGATATCCGAACTTATCCTGAACATGCTGGAAAAAGACCCCGCTGACCGCTACTTCGACATGCAGAGCATTACTGAGGAAATAGCCCAGCATCGATTAGCGGCTATAAAAGAATCAGATTCGGATGCCAAGCGCTGCAAGCATGAAATCAGGCAGAATCCTTTCGCTTCCAATTCAATTCCGACTCAGCAGCATCATGAAGTACCCAATGCTAAGAACGAGGAGGATAAGTCCTTCCAAGAAACGATCCCCTCCATCTCGCTTTCAGGCCATATCGTCAACTATCCACAAGTGTTGGATTTGGCCGCCATCATGCAGGCATCACATATTTTTAACTCGGAGATCGTAACGGAACGAGTAGCTGAACGTTTCTTGCAGCTCCTGATTATGAACGCTGGTGCCCATCGCGGACTGATACTGACACTTCAGGAAGGCATGTGGTATGTAGAAGCTGAGGCAAAGCAAGACGGGAGACTTATGACGGCTTCTTCCCGGCGAACGCTCCTTGGGGATGCCCATAGAGTCAGTCGGCGTTTGCTCATTCAGACAGCGGAATCCAAAGCTGCCCTTTGCGGCTCGGCTGCCACATTAGGGATGGACGAGTTGAATTCCCCTTCTTCCGCTCATTCGGCAAAAGGTTCCGTGCTTTATTTTCCTGTCGTTGTACAGGATCAGTTGCTAGGAGTATTGTTTTTGCAAAATGATGTGATCACGAAAGCGTTTGCCCCCGAACGATTTCACGTGTTGAGTACCATTGCCTCCCAAGCTTTATTCGCCATTCATGCGAGAGTCCGCTCCCATGCCGAGCTGCAGCTTTCCGAACATGGCCTCCAAACAGTAAGAAAGCATACGGGAGAAGTGCATGATTTAACGGGACGGGAGAAGGAAGTGCTTCGCCTGATCTCAAAGGGGCTCTCGAATAAAGAAATCGCTGCGGCACTTACCATTACCCATGAGACAGTAAAGACCCACATCAAGAAAATCTTCGAAAAACTGAAGGTTGACCGAAGGGGAAAAGCCGCAGCCATCGCTAATACGCTCGGTTTGCTTCACGAAGACCATCAATCTCCTGAATAG
- a CDS encoding ABC transporter ATP-binding protein — translation MSGNDSNKGTTNIENSSGEWVDGISGSASTNRKDAKKGPVVLTVEQVTKTIGKKNIVDGLSFDIHRGEIVGLLGPNGAGKTTTIRMIVGLIEMSHGDVQVKGHSIKKDFVQAVRHIGGIIENPEFYPYMSGYDNLRQYQRMSEGVTITRIMEVVKLVGLQDAIHKKVRAYSLGMRQRLGIAQALLHNPSILILDEPTNGLDPAGIREMRDYLKQIAKDEGIAILVSSHLLSEMELMCSRVVVIQEGKFVTERSIGGTVVNEEFTTVSFRVNDATMAEQTIRHLQNITLRSTQLEEGIITLQLQEEDIPSLIQTLCDARVRIYRVEEIKSSLEEEFLKWTGGNRIA, via the coding sequence ATGAGCGGAAACGATTCAAATAAAGGGACAACGAATATAGAGAATTCCTCAGGGGAATGGGTTGATGGAATCAGTGGATCGGCCTCCACCAATAGGAAAGATGCCAAGAAAGGTCCAGTCGTTCTAACGGTCGAACAGGTCACCAAGACGATTGGCAAGAAGAACATCGTCGATGGGCTATCCTTTGACATTCATCGCGGTGAAATCGTTGGTTTGCTTGGACCGAACGGCGCGGGCAAAACAACAACCATTCGGATGATTGTAGGGTTAATCGAGATGTCCCATGGCGATGTACAGGTAAAAGGGCACAGCATCAAAAAGGACTTCGTTCAAGCCGTCCGGCATATCGGGGGCATCATCGAGAATCCGGAATTCTATCCGTACATGAGCGGTTATGACAACCTGAGACAGTACCAGCGGATGTCTGAGGGAGTGACCATCACGAGAATCATGGAGGTTGTTAAGCTTGTTGGGCTCCAGGATGCCATCCACAAGAAGGTGCGCGCTTATTCCCTGGGAATGCGCCAACGGCTTGGAATAGCGCAGGCCTTGCTGCATAATCCATCCATCCTCATTCTTGACGAGCCGACGAACGGCCTGGATCCAGCGGGTATCCGCGAGATGCGGGATTACTTGAAGCAAATCGCCAAAGATGAGGGAATTGCCATTCTCGTATCCAGCCATCTGCTGTCGGAGATGGAACTGATGTGCAGCCGTGTGGTCGTTATCCAAGAGGGGAAATTCGTAACCGAGCGTTCTATCGGGGGGACAGTCGTTAATGAAGAATTTACTACGGTAAGCTTCCGCGTGAATGACGCGACCATGGCTGAACAAACGATTAGACATTTGCAAAACATCACATTGCGGAGCACCCAACTGGAGGAGGGAATCATTACCCTTCAACTTCAGGAAGAAGATATTCCTTCGCTGATCCAGACACTGTGTGATGCACGGGTACGGATTTACCGCGTGGAAGAGATCAAATCGTCACTTGAAGAAGAATTCTTAAAATGGACAGGAGGCAACCGCATTGCGTAG